The Etheostoma cragini isolate CJK2018 chromosome 22, CSU_Ecrag_1.0, whole genome shotgun sequence genome segment CACAGGAAGGCCCTGGCAGCCCGAAACACTGATACTATCTCTGAGCTCCTCATCTCCATCCTCTACTGTGTCGAAATCTGGCCCATCCCACAAAGGGAAACCGCTGGTGCACAACGGTCCATGGCATGACGTCCGTTTCTGTGGGTAGACACTTATGGTAAATAATGTGGCAGGTGCACGCCATGTTCCCTGATTAAGATGCAGTGGAGAATTAAGGAGAATAATTCTGAGATGATATCACATCATTTTCTATGAGAAAGATGTATTGTTTAGGTGCAGTGCACTGTAATCAAAGCTTGTAAAGGCTATTTCAGGAAGCAGCTTTGGAATccaaatatataattaaatatatgtccatattttgtaatgttaaatTAGGATCATTTGTCACATGTCACATGTTTTGTATATCAGGGATTGGCATATATAAAAGATGTTTCAACCAAACTCGAgcaattatttgtttatttaaagaaatgttttttaaaagtattgctttaaCAATGCATTActataaaaatcacaaaacacattcaacaaCATTACATGTGATTAAAAACTATGTCAACAATATTTCAAGTAATCCCATACTCATTTAGTGACAAAAGATTATTAAAAGAGTAATATACAGAAAAGAGAGTCGCTTAGATTTGCCTACAAACCACAGGTGGTTGTGTAACCTTGTTGGGCAACAACACTTACAATCATCTCTGACAATGACAAGAAGTGTCAGGTATGATTAGGCAATGCTTATTGAATCAAAACATATAACAAATCTGACTAATGCGCAGAGTggtctttttttgtagtttatgtAAGGAATAAGCATGTGTGTTCAGATGTCTTCAGGAACTTTCAAGaaagttttttgggggaatttgCTCAATTTACGTAAAATGCAGCTTTCAGCCTTTGGAACGTTTTGTTGGGCCCATGTGTGCAGCATTAAGGATTTTTAGATCAACGGTGCATCAGGTTGTCCCTAAAACTCCCTAACCCATCTCACCTAGCTGTTTCGCAaatcttaaatatatatatgatttgCACAGACTCTGCAACTCGCATAAAGTTTCTGCTCTCCAATCTCTTCtctcacattttaaagtatgcAATGACATCTACATTCATAAACAGCACACATTTTCCTACTTCATATTGAGACTCCAAGGTCTCTTGTTTAGGtgcttcattcatttattccaAGGTCCAGTGTGCAGGGCCGTAGCCACAATTTCAAAAATACTGAGGTCATGAGGATGTTCCCTTCTCACCCAGAAGAGTCTGACCAGATACCAAAAATGAAGTCTATCATTTAGAAttatttggattaaaaaaaaaaaatgtaattgcatttTGTCTGTTATTTCCCACCATGAAATGCTGTTGTAAAGCCTACTCCACACTGCCAGGAATTTAATCAACCATTTGCTAAACCTCTGTCCCAATTTGTCAACCAACTATAGCAACCTGTCAAGTTGTGGATGCCTCCACATGCAGAAGGTCTGAATATGGGTCTGTAGTGAAACACTGTATCTTAAAATATGGAGGGTGGTGTCTTTTTTTAGCCTGtacaaaaccaaaaccacaagAGCATAACCTGCaagtgttagcatggttagctgCTTTCTACCAACAGTATAAACCATTTTGTTCTCAAAGGCATGGGCCAAACTGCATTATTAAGTTGGGTTGCaggttaaagaaaaatatattttaaggcTTAAAACACCcactttgttttgaaagagTCAACTGGAAACATTAAAACGTTAGCTGCAGATTGCGTTTTCAACCGATTTACAGGGTTTTAGCTGTAGCTTTAGCTTACACTAGCTAGCTACTTCTGATGAAATCTGCTAGCGACAGTTGTCACTTCAGCCACACTAAAGACGATGGTTAGAAGCTGCTTTTGATAACGTCCGTGTGAAATTGAAGACccattgtttcaaaaatgaCTGCAAATGTTGTGTCTTAAATCTAAAACCCTAGAACAAAAGACGTGCCATCCGTGTCCTCAAAGGTAGCTACAGCCCTGCCAGTGTGTTATGCTTTCCCTCTTCACAATTTTACAATATGAAACTATTACTAACCCCTTTTACACTGAGCATTACACCCCCTCAAAATGCTTCCTTTTGTTAAATGTGCTACTTCTAcatgtgccttttttttaaatagtggCCTGATCTGAGAAATCAACAAGGGGACTTGGAAGGCCTGCCCATAGACACTAATAATGAATCTGATGCATAAAATTAACACTAGGAACAAATGTGGTGCTAGATACTGGACTCCCCTGCTGCTCCCTCCGCAGCCCCCTGCAGATGCCGCTGTGACATGATGTGTTTGAGAGTGTCCAGCTCCTGTGTCAGCTGCCCTATCCTCATCTGCAGCTTCTGGTTTTCCTCCTGCAGCTGCATGGCCCTCTGCTGGGTCAGCAGGATCCTCCTGCGAGCCTTGTCCCGGCTCTTTCTCACAGCAACGTTGTTCCGCTCGCGTCGCAGCCGGTACTCTGCACTGTCCTTGCTGATGCTCCTCTTGTTTACTGGGGCCCGCAAAGTTggcaggaggaaggaggagaaatCCTGGAGGTCAGAAACACAAGTTTAAGTTGTGGGGAAGCAGGATGGGAGTAATTAATGatttttctttcagaaaatgtgtagGAATGACTTCTTTATCCATGATCCACAAATGAAAAAGCTATCTcacacacatgaagacacacCTGCTGAGTGCTGGCGTGGCTCTGGTGGTGGTTTGTGTTCCCTGCGCTCGAGGTGTTGCTGAGACACGAGGACGTATACGGCATGTAAGACAGTCCCATCATCTGCTCAGACATTCTGTCATCAGTGCCCCCTCTCACCAGTCCCTGAGACTGGCTGTATGTCATGTCCATCTGAGCCAGCTGATTAGTTGGTGTGTTCGGGTTCAGGGTGTGGGTGTGAGCCTGACCCGGGTATGAGTTTGCCCACTCCTGGATGACAGAGGATACCCTGGTATCTGACatctgaagaaaaagaaaaagaaaaagattagttttctcttttttttcaagcttAAATTAGTTTAAGCTTTTACaattaaaagagaaacacacaaagaacCACATGTACAAAAGTAATTCCAcaggggaaagacacaaaacaagaacATAAGACATAAAAGGCAGAGCTATTAAACGATCCGACAGTGTATAGGCTAACATGGTTTCATTAGCTTCAATAGAGCAAAAGGCTGCTTACACATTATCTTCCTGGtaatcataatcaaaacaatataCCCTAATTTATTTCCTCGAAAGGCCTCATTTGGCTGTATGATGTGTACTTTTTTCTTCTGATACTTAAAGATCAGTTTTCCAATAATACctctgtacttttactaaagtaagaatgcaggacttttattcCTAATGGGGTAAGAGTAATTCATTAGAGCCGTACAAAATGAAACGCTACGTATGACAGATGTAGGTAGCTGTAGATAGCTGAAACAATTTGTCTGTTCATTGTGACTGACTAAAATTTTATCAGCAACATTTTTGATAACTTATTAATACTCATTTAAGCAATTTacaaaggtgaaaaaaagaaaggcatCTCAAAACATTAGctggttttctttgtttatatGATTAGAAACTTTTGAACTGCTGGTTAGacaaaacattcataaaatatacacacttgGGTTGTGAAGTATACGTTTGTTAttcttttcagatatttttcaGACCAGACGATTATTAAATTACTTGAGAAAACGACCCACAGATGAATCGACTATGAAAGTAATTGTTAGATGAAGCCCAAAATTAACGCAAACCATACATcagcaaagtaaaaaataaactgcagaccatttctttttcaatatttttttacaaagtctAATAAAGCTATGATCGTCTTACCATGATTTAGCTCTTCACAAACTCTCTGAATATTCTGCAGGTTCCTCTGACAGTTTGACTGAAACTGTTCTGAaagacaggagacagacaggtacctCTGTCTGATCTCACCAtcacttcttcctactcctcctcctcctcctcctctctctctctctctctctctctctctctctctgtcacacacacacacacacacacacacacacacacacacacacacacaactgacagaactgacagaaaagaaagcagaaagcagcaagattttttgtaatgtgttttttgtttagtctgtttttaatctggaccttgagtctgtaaataaagaaatataaataaatatatatatagtacattttttaaggtaacctaatttagtttttagtagcctaatttaaaacaaattgtaataCGACAAACCAGCTTTTAGTAGCGGATCAcaataataaaattaacaaattatttaataGCTTTCAGTTTCTTGTTGACAGTGCCACTCGCTAAATTCATTACATTGCAGTattacattacagtacagtacaacagTAGTAGGCTACACTGCAACACTGTCGAGCCCTGTATGCCCATTGTTCCTCTGCGGCTTCCGTAGActacattgaaaacaaaatggctgACCCTGTTGACAACGTGAGTGAAAGCTTAGCTAGCTGCGAGTTaatataacttttattttatcGTTCTACAATGTATGCTAATATTATAGACACATTCTAACGATTTAACGTGTCCTCGGAAACTATCTTTTGTACGTGAGACTGATAAAAGCAAGTGATAGTACTCTTGTTTTTAATGACCTAAGTTATCCAGCTagccactagctaacttacctGTTTTTGAGGAGAATTTCTACAACGTTATAACCACATTTTGCGGTGTATGTACATGGTATTAGCAGTTTTGCATTGTATTTCTGACATGTTGACTTTCTGGCAGGCTCTAATTGAAAGTGAATTGCCTGCAGCTGTACAGCTGCTGAGGAATCTCACAGAACAGGTAAGAACGGCTTGACTGTAACTTTGTATTAGCAGTGTCTGCAAGTAGAGAAATGGCGAGTCCATTGGAAAGTATTGGAGCTATACGAACATATTTACACGTGCACTTAGATCTAATGGTGATGTATTACAGAATACTATTCTTATAATCCTGTTCAATGTATTTATGCTGATTGATTTAGTCACTTTTATCACAGCTTGTGTGGATCTGAGTTTTCCCagctaaataaaacacagcgTGTCGCTTTTCTCTTTAGGTGGCCTCAGTTACAAGTCATGTTCGTGACCTGATAACAAAAGTCCAAGATGGGGCGTTTAAGACATCAAAGGTGAGTGGGGACTGAAACTGGACTGCCCCAGGTTCATGGTAGCTCTGTGGGTTGTtccaacatgcacacaccacATTTTCAGGCATGTGTAACTGACAACTGCAAATGAATACGATGTAAGAGACTCTTCTCCAAGTTGAAATAAACTAAGGAATTGTCTGGTCTGACTCCTCTCTTCCTGCAGGGTTTGTCATTCTTGGACCTTCGGTACCACCTGCTGCTTTTTTACCTTCAAGATCTCACTCACCTGATCAGCATCAAAACAGAAGGAggcaaaataaaagacagtgaAGCCTTGAGTAGACTGGTGACAGTCAGAACGGTGAGAGGATTGTAGAAACAGGCGGCTCATTTGTAGTCTTATCGATCCAACTGAGAAAAGCATCACATTGCTTTGCTGATTGATTGTCCTCCTGTTTTAAGGTCCTGGAGAAGATGCGACCGATAGACCACAAACTTAAGTACCAGATTGATAAACTGGTGCGCACGGCTGTCACCGGCAGTTTAGGTAAAACTGATTTTGGGTTGGTTGTGATGAATGCCTCCACCGATGATTGGATTTCCTTTCCTCGATGTTTCACAGGCTGTGGTGtatgacagtgtttttttttttttgtttgatttcagcTGAGAATGACCCCCTGCAGCTGCGTCCTAATCCTGAAAATCTCGTCAGCAAAGTAAGGGCCTAATGCCATCGTGGTTATTTGAACTCTATTTTTTTATGGGTGGTAAAGtttatcataattttttttttttttacaaccttgTGGTATCATTATTACggcaagggaaattacaattttttcccttttgttgttagaacacacatcacacacagacctgaaacacacgctcaggatctatacatgcaaaATTAGAGAGATGTCTGTGAGGGGACTGCAGCTGTCCACAGAGTTGGGGGTTTCAGCACCTTACtcaagaaaaactgtaaacCAACCTAGCACCATTGGATAAATGATGTATTGCTTCTGGACATTTACATGGTCAGGCTACTATTGATTctaataaataagaaaatacatattaaaCCCGTTGTAAATACTGACCATGCAGTATTgtaactgtctgtctgactgactgccTCTGCTTCATCAACCAGTTGAGTGAATCAGAGGAGTCTGAAGGTGAAGCTGAGAATAAGACGGAGAAGAAAGCAGCCCACTCTAGTGGCAGGAAATATGTACCGCCAAAGATTGTCCCAGTACATTATGGTAACGTCatatgcctttttaaaaaggattttgttTTCACGGCTtgtcataaaaatacaaatctatAGTAGTTAGAATACACCTCTAATCATTTGATAAAGAAACGTTGACATTTCTGTGGTTACGTTTTTTTGTGGAAGCACACCACTCAGGAGCTGCTGTGCTTCTTTTAGGACAGTTAGCCATGCTATTCCCATGTGCATCAAAATAAAGACCACAAATTCTCATCTCAACCCGTGTTCCAGACGGGGACATGACAGAAGCAGACAAGAAGAAGGCTCAGTCGGAGCGCCAGCGGCGAGCTGCCCTCAGGAGCTCTGTGATCCAGGAGCTGAGACAGCAGTACAGCGACGCTCCGGAGGAGATCCGGGACAGACGGGACTTCCAGAGCGAGCGGGAGAGCCGCGAGGAGCTACACAGGTGTTTACTTTGTTTGAACAGGTAGACATATGAAGGTCAGGTGCAAGTTTCCAATCAACAATaacgtttttcttcttcaaaggAAAAATTATGAAGAGTCCATGATGGTGCGTCTCAACATGCCACAACGGCAGAAGAATGCCAGAAAGAGAGGCACGATGTCCATGACCGGCCAGCTGAGCGGCATCACTCACTTCAGTGACATCACCGCACTGACCGGCGGCGAGGGGGGCCAGGTGAGCTTGCGGTGACATCTTTACACCAGGAAGGGCTCATATCTCACTCACTTAGCTACGGGACAGGCCTATGTTAAAATCTGAATTTCTGGTCCAGACATGAAAATCTATTTAAGTCCCTCTTCAGAATGTCTTTGCAGGGGAATATATTGAGTTGAGTAATTTATAGGGACTGTTATTTAATTAGGGCTTTAATGaattagaaaataatttaattagGGCATAATTAATGTTGGCcacttctgttttgttttgaagaagaCTGGCATGTTGGACCTGAAATGCTCATAATTTTGTGTGATTCAGTTGTCTGGTGCTGTGCTGGCAAAAGTCCCACTTAATGCCTACACAGACTTGGCCTCCTACTCGCGTCTCCCGCGTCAATGAACTGGCATGAAAAGCAATGAGTTAAAGCAAGGGCTGGCCAGCCTTGAGCTGCCTGCAAAGGTGGAAAATTCATTCAGATAAATGTATTGGGAAAATCCATGTGCTATGTTTAGATTTTGTACTAGACAGCACATGAAGCCACAAAATGCTGTTGCTAACAGGCTCATTTCCATCCAGTATGAATGGGAGCATTATGGCTTGTTTCTATTTAGACCCCATTGTTATTGTGACTGCTAGTCCTtactttgttttgattgttCCAGGATGGGGATCATTCTCGTcccaagaaaaagaagaaactcatgaagaaaaaaacaaaaaggagaggTGAGAAATATACCAGACAGTAGAATTGTATTTCCTGcaatttctttagaaataaataaaaatgtgacacttAAACTCctattaaaaactatttaattgtTGGTGTAATTGTCAGTTTACAGACAACTCTTTTGGAACCAAATGTTCATGAAACCTCAATTAAGCATATATGCTGATAATTACCctattttgtctttctctgcagCCTTTAAGAAGCACCGATAAGAAGACCCAAACACATGCCCAATGATGTTAGCAGACCAAATGACATGAGGATTTAACAGCTGTCATTTTAGATTATACTTCTGAATTCAGCAGATTCTGTTACCAATAAGTTGTTGCGCCTCAGTAAGTCCCCACCACCTCTGCATAGTGTATCAGATtgtgaaataaacatttacTGTTGACTCctgtattttgtcaactttatttatccatCTCCTTTAGAGGATAGTCAAATTGCCTCTAACAGAATATATATTGGGGGGAAAATGCTGGAATTTAAGAAACTTAAGATTCCTTGTGTCATCTAATTAACCCCTTGCTAGGAAAGTACATGACTTAAGCAGTCTGATGCTGATTTTTCACAACCCGTAGattgcaaatacattttcagcacAGGTCACATCACagcagtgggaaaaaaaaatcaatggctAAATATAGACAGTCTCATTTTtaaacaatctttattttttttatttttttttcctaattacAGACTCatgggttaaaaataaaaataaaagcaaaacagttGTCCAAACCCACtccctttccaaaaaaaaaaaactctctccaCACAAACCCCACCCCTGACTTTCCCAACCCTACAATAATAGTTCCGCCTACTCCATTTCTTAAATTAATAATCAAAGCCGTAAGCTCGTCAGCCTTCCTCAGACAAGCCGTGACTGCACTGCGCGTCAGAGAAAGGGAGTGCCTTAAGGTCCGCACTGTACACCCCAATAAACACCCTCGGGTCCTGCCTTCCTCACTTGCACGCAAACTTGCCTGCCACTCGGCTGGTTGCCTCAGCTCTCTGTATATAAATCTCGTGTTGGATTGGCTGCCTGGTAGATGCTGTGTGTATTGCAGTGTGCTGTGGTGTatgttgaagtgtgtgtgtgtatgttgaagtgtgtgtgtgtgtgtgtgtgtgtgtgtgtgaaaaacgACTAAAAGCATCATCAGCGTTTGCTGTTGTAGTAAATGCCCCCTGCGGCAGGCCTGTGGTCACcctgcccccctcccccgcccccccacacGGACAGGATGGGGTGAGTGTGCATAGcgggagcagagagagagagagacgctgCGGAGACAGTGGGGGGGGCCTGCGCCACCTGGGGAGGGGTCGTCAGCCTCCACTGGTCCTGAAACCTGAAACGACAAGAAGTGGTCTAATATACAGAGAGAGGACCggggaggggaaggaggagAGACGGGAGACAAGGaacacagagggagacaggggGGAAAAAGGGGTGGGGGATGGAGGGGTTGCacgaaataaaaacattgatgccTGTCAAAAGAATAAAACGAGCCGTGGCCATGCCGGAGTTGGAGGTGACAGGTATGGAGGAGTGACGAGGAGGGGGCAGCAGGAGGAACTCCGCCCACGAGtagaagaaaattaaaaaaattatgcaTATACAATCCCATTGAACACTGAAGGACCATCACTGTCCAGAGAAAAATCACAATCCATGGTGTGATGAGCCAAAGAAGAGGGGATGCAGGGGGGAGAAAAGCATGAGTTATAAAATGCAGCGAGGGTAGGGGTGAGAGGTAGAAAACTGCAGATACAAAATGGGGTTGAGGGAGAGGTGGGGAGGTAATGATATACTCCAAACCACaaacttaaaacacaacaacaaatattctGGCTAGTGGAAGTTTACATATGTACggtacattaaacaaaaaaataaaacagtatatTTTCTTGATGTAGTTTCCtcccatgtttgttttttttttttttcttgttttggtggtggtggagggtgAGTGGGTGGGCTGTGTTGGTGATGGTGTGAAAGCAGGAGGTCACAGCCAGACCAAAGGAGACACATCTGCAGCCTGAGATACCATCAtcttctctccccccctcccctcaaaaccgacaaaaaaaacaaagaaatctgcCACTGTATTCTTTCCCCAATGGCCAACTTATACCTTACCAGGTGTGACCGCATCAACCTCcgcacacgcactcacacacaatcgCACACTGCGGCAGTCAGTCTCTCTGTCCcggagaagtttttttttttttttttttcgtctttttttttttctctcttcggGGGTtctcttcttttattgttgggGAAGGGGGGACTTTTTCTGtgtgggtttttattttaaatttttttcttttcttttcttttcttttctttaatgggaacagagaggggagagggttGATAGTAAGGGAGTGTTGGGGGGTGTTTAGTAAGGGGAATACCACGATGTTGTTCGCCCTCGGCCcctggaaaagagagagaaaaagagggtgAGTTTTTTTCTGGTTGGCTTAAAAAGACTGACCAATTTCCTGGTGTGATataatatagtgtatatatgtgtgtgtgtgtgtgtgtgtgtgtgtgtgtgtgtgtgtgtgtgtatatgtgtgtgtgagtgagattGTGGCCAGAGAAAGGGTCTGCAAACTGAAGGGGAAAAGAATATATATCAAAATGAATGACACAAATTACTATATCGACATACCATCTTAACGGTATTGGGCCTTTGATCTCACCCTGTGTTGTGGTACAACAAATCAGTCTGGAAGAATAGCCTACAGTGATGAAAGAAGCTGAAAGCAGCTTTGTCAAGAGAGGAAAGGGTTTGACTTAAGGATATTGGAATAACGATTAGTGTGTGGGTGTAAGGGACAGCGAAGgcactttctctccctctttctctctctctctctctctgcgagAGCCGCCTCTGGGGTCACTGTGGGGAAAGACCTTGAGGACAAACAGCACCACACATATACCCccagcaagacacacacacacacacacaNNNNNNNNNNNNNNNNNNNNNNNNNNNNNNNNNNNNNNNNNNNNNNNNNNNNNNNNNNNNNNNNNNNNNNNNNNNNNNNNNNNNNNNNNNNNNNNNNNNNacacacacacacacacacacacacacacacacacacacacacacacacttaagtaTGAATTTCTAATGTATCAACCAGACAGCCCTCTTGCTCTCCTCGGCAAGAAGCGATCAAGGCCATTTCAAGTGGAACAACTCTGCTAACTGCATGCTATTCTCTGTGGGTGATTAGAACATATTAACCAATGCTGTTGGACAATGGAAAGATGCACTATGTGGTTATCAGTTATACTCTATACAGGGTGCTTTCTATGATTAGGAGTTCAGTTACAGTCAAATTGCTATTGGCAACAAAAATCATCCAATGACCTAGGAACTGCCAGGTTCCATCTGAGACTTATTATTCAAGACCTTCAACCGTTTTCTTTTTAGCACAGCCTTTGGACATAAGATGGCAAATCTTACTTTTATTATGTTCACATAACTGCAAATCAGTCCGACAGAACTTTAAAGTTCAACGATCACAATAAGTCTTACCTCTGCATACAAACCCACAACCTAAAGCCttctaaataaaatgcaaataatgcTTTGAGTCTTCCAGCTAGTCAACTACCTATTACCATCAGACCTTTAAGCTTCTGGAGACTTTAATATCAACAACCCCTCAGCTTCTACCCAAGTCTTTGTGTGCCTTGTCCTGCAACTCGGGCCAAATCCCAGCGAGTAAACTGGCTGGGTTCGGGTTTCTTGGTATGTGTGGGAGTACACGAGTGATTAGAGAGATTCTGACCTTGACGTTCAGACACTTTCGCACACAAAAGGAGTGAATAGGGATGTAACCCTTGCTTGTGGTTATTTTCAAAAGGCAGCCTTGCTGAAATGAAAATTCATTGCCCAAATACTCAAGTCAAAAgcagcaaggggggggggggggggggggggggggggggcaatgaaACAAGAGAAATACACAAGATATTAAATGGCCATGTAACTGCCGCACTTTCATCTGGAAAATGTTCTTTGTTAAACATTAAGTAGTAAGCAATAGCCTCAATGATCCAGATGCTTTTCAGGGATAATCAAATCAGAATCTCTCCACCTCACAGCTCCGTGCATGTGTGGAGAAGTTGGCATGCTGAACATCGTGTTTGGCACCACACCTCCTTTGtctcaacagaaaaaaaacaagatggcacCACAGGGCTTATATGGAGTTACCAGTGAAATTCTTTGCAGCCTTGATTTCTTACAGTGCTCGCCACATTTACATGAAAGGGACGGTACAGTAGGTTACGTTGTTTAATTGTGCTCAAAGGGATCTGATTGTTGCTTTTGTATTATATCATTTATAGAAAGTGTACTTATAGTTAATAGTTAGCCAAGTGTTTTAATCACAtgctgtgaaaatgtgtttgcagtGGCCTTGCTGTAGAAGCTAGACTGCAAAAGACTCACAGGGCCCCATGGCAGAGCTCTGAATTGAATCCTATCAAAACACTATGTAGAAAGCCAGTAGGATCCCAGTGCACAACACTCTGATCAACGCCATTCTGTTGTTCAATATGGATCACAAAAATGCCAGTAATGAGGTTTGAACATAGAAGTGATGGGATGGAGCATTAAGCAACTGCCACAAAGCTGCAACAGAGTAAAGTCACTGTACTGATCTTCACGCAACAACAACTAATGCAGTGTGTACGTACAGCCTGGGAAGAACAAACTGATGTGCACCGAGTCCATTTGCCTAAACTGAAAGGGTCATATGTGATGTAGCATGCAATGAGCCCCCCAGTCCCACAACTGATGTGATTTCTGACCTGACCACACGGCATATAACTGTGTTTCTATTACAGTCTCTAATACAATCTATTTCTCGATAAAGCTGATAGCAAGATGACAAACAAATCTTACACTCATTTATAATCTAGATTTGAGGAATTGGCTCTAATATTTACACTGCACACAGCATTCAGATCTAAAAAGCAATTCcctaaaataaacataatttttacCGCCTATCCAATAACAATGCTCTAATTGCACTTTGTACTTTAAAAACTCTTACATCGTACTATGCTGCCAATTTCGGCCTAGAGTGAAAAAGCAATTTATTAATAAACCCCATTCTTCGTTTTCCTATCAAATGGCAATGACCATCGATTTCCTTAACTGGACATTagcttccttaaaatacaaggaGAGGACAGAAATCATGGAGGTGTCTGAAATAGTCATCGTAAGTGCatttccactgtgagagacaatctttaaaataaatttaaatttttttttaaaaaatccagaaatcccaatgtatgatttttttaactatttatttgtatgatacagctgacCAAAgcgctgtccaaagacactaaagacaaaattgtacacctccacaaggctggaaagggctacggggaaattaacaagcagcttggtgaaaaaaggtccactgttggagcaatcattagaaaatggaagaagctaaacatgattgtcaatctccctcagactggggctccatgcaagatctcacctcgtggggtctcaatgatcctaagaaaggtgagaaatcagcccagaactacacggggaGGAGCCGGTCAATCACCTGACAACAGCTGGGACCACAGCTTCCAAGGTTACAGTTGGTAACACACTAaaacgtcatggtttgaaatcatgcatggcatgAGTACCATCctaagaacaccatccctactgtgaagcatgggggtggtagcatcatgctttgggggagTTTTTCTGCACACGTGACAGGGCGACTCCCCTGTAtaaaggagaggatgaccgtggccatgtattgcgagattttggggaacaacctcctcccctcagttagagcattgaagatgggttgaggccgggtcttccaaca includes the following:
- the cebp1 gene encoding CCAAT/enhancer binding protein (C/EBP) 1 produces the protein MMSDTRVSSVIQEWANSYPGQAHTHTLNPNTPTNQLAQMDMTYSQSQGLVRGGTDDRMSEQMMGLSYMPYTSSCLSNTSSAGNTNHHQSHASTQQDFSSFLLPTLRAPVNKRSISKDSAEYRLRRERNNVAVRKSRDKARRRILLTQQRAMQLQEENQKLQMRIGQLTQELDTLKHIMSQRHLQGAAEGAAGESSI
- the ngdn gene encoding neuroguidin codes for the protein MADPVDNALIESELPAAVQLLRNLTEQVASVTSHVRDLITKVQDGAFKTSKGLSFLDLRYHLLLFYLQDLTHLISIKTEGGKIKDSEALSRLVTVRTVLEKMRPIDHKLKYQIDKLVRTAVTGSLAENDPLQLRPNPENLVSKLSESEESEGEAENKTEKKAAHSSGRKYVPPKIVPVHYDGDMTEADKKKAQSERQRRAALRSSVIQELRQQYSDAPEEIRDRRDFQSERESREELHRKNYEESMMVRLNMPQRQKNARKRGTMSMTGQLSGITHFSDITALTGGEGGQDGDHSRPKKKKKLMKKKTKRRAFKKHR